From Toxorhynchites rutilus septentrionalis strain SRP chromosome 2, ASM2978413v1, whole genome shotgun sequence, a single genomic window includes:
- the LOC129764603 gene encoding uncharacterized protein LOC129764603, whose amino-acid sequence MSIPRLELQACVLGARLLKFVQDNHPVVFSKRFLWTDSSTARSWIRSDPRRYKPFVAHRVGEILEIKDVSEWRWVPSKLNPADEATKWGRGPYFHSDSQWFNGPDFLRLPEEKWPQMTGTVEVTTEDARPSVLFHFAMETVLDFERFSTWKRMLRTTAYVLRFFFNISKPEQKRCGSLTPSELLDAERTIMKLVQRESYPDETAVLEQRDSQQNGHGSIDRNSKLYQLMPAVDENGLLRQQSRVAAAKELEFDARFPFILPPKHRAVRLLVEDYHRRYRHANNETVVNELRQRFTISSLRQLVKSVVYKCQLCKIRKARPSNPPMAALPPARLAMHYRPFTYVGLDYFGPFLTKVGRSNVKRWIALFTCLTVRAVHLEDAYSLSTASCISCVRRFVGRRGSPMEIFSDNGTNFQGAERILREQIDKELSVTFTSTTTKWSFIPPGAPHMGGAWERLVRSVKSAMKDAYMEEKLNDEELSTLVVEAERTGNSRPLTYLPLDSEESEALTPNHFLLGNSSGAKQTGVGISESQNNLRETCGGIQRQLDKFWQRFLIEYLPVIRRQPKWFTETKPLQVGDLVLVADGGKRNEWARGKVTQVFQGCDGKIRQALVRTQQGTIRRPTSKLAVLDVDARAVPGDGGKHWGEDVDGTVELATLSQPVLPFQ is encoded by the coding sequence ATGTCCATCCCGAGGCTCGAGCTGCAAGCATGCGTCCTTGGGGCGCGTCTTCTTAAATTCGTGCAAGACAATCATCCGGTCGTGTTCTCCAAGAGATTCCTTTGGACAGACTCTTCGACAGCAAGATCTTGGATACGGTCGGACCCGCGACGCTACAAACCCTTCGTAGCTCATCGGGTAGGCGAGATATTGGAGATCAAGGATGTCAGTGAATGGCGGTGGGTACCGTCCAAACTTAACCCTGCAGATGAAGCTACTAAGTGGGGCCGAGGACCTTATTTCCACTCAGATAGCCAATGGTTTAACGGGCCGGATTTCCTGCGACTTCCCGAGGAGAAATGGCCGCAAATGACTGGAACGGTGGAGGTGACAACCGAAGATGCTAGACCTTCGGTGTTGTTTCATTTCGCGATGGAAACAGTGCTGGATTTCGAACGATTTTCGACCTGGAAGAGGATGTTACGCACTACGGCTTACGTTCTACGTTTCTTCTTCAACATCTCTAAACCGGAACAGAAGCGGTGCGGATCCCTTACACCATCTGAACTGCTCGACGCTGAACGGACGATAATGAAGCTGGTCCAACGAGAAAGCTATCCAGACGAAACGGCGGTTCTTGAACAGAGAGATTCTCAACAAAACGGTCATGGGTCCATTGATCGAAACAGCAAGCTGTACCAATTAATGCCCGCAGTAGATGAAAATGGTTTGCTGAGGCAACAAAGTCGTGTAGCTGCGGCAAAAGAATTGGAATTCGATGCCCGGTTTCCATTCATCCTGCCACCAAAGCACCGAGCAGTGAGACTTCTGGTGGAAGATTATCATCGTCGCTATCGACATGCGAACAACGAAACCGTCGTTAACGAACTGCGCCAGCGCTTTACCATCTCGAGTCTACGTCAGCTTGTTAAGTCAGTGGTCTATAAGTGTCAGCTGTGCAAGATCCGCAAGGCACGTCCCAGCAATCCACCGATGGCGGCACTTCCTCCAGCCCGCCTAGCGATGCATTACCGTCCGTTCACCTACGTAGGCCTGGATTATTTTGGCCCGTTCCTGACGAAAGTTGGAAGGTCGAACGTGAAGAGATGGATCGCCCTCTTTACGTGTCTCACCGTTCGGGCTGTTCATCTTGAAGATGCCTATAGTCTGTCAACGGCTTCTTGTATCTCCTGTGTACGACGATTCGTCGGTCGTCGAGGGTCGCCAATGGAAATTTTTAGCGACAACGGTACGAACTTCCAAGGTGCGGAACGTATACTTCGTGAGCAGATCGACAAAGAGTTGTCTGTGACATTCACCAGCACAACGACGAAGTGGAGTTTCATACCTCCCGGGGCTCCACACATGGGGGGCGCTTGGGAAAGGTTGGTACGGTCTGTCAAGTCGGCTATGAAGGATGCATACATGGAGGAGAAATTAAACGATGAAGAACTTTCAACGCTGGTTGTAGAAGCGGAGAGAACGGGTAATTCGAGGCCTCTGACATACTTACCCCTTGACTCCGAGGAGTCAGAAGCTTTAACACCCAATCACTTCCTTTTGGGAAATTCTAGTGGAGCGAAGCAGACTGGTGTGGGGATTAGCGAATCCCAAAATAATTTGCGGGAAACCTGCGGTGGAATTCAACGGCAACTGGACAAGTTCTGGCAGCGTTTTCTGATCGAATATCTACCGGTCATCCGTAGGCAACCAAAATGGTTCACCGAAACCAAACCTTTGCAGGTCGGCGATCTAGTGCTGGTTGCAGACGGAGGAAAGCGCAACGAATGGGCCCGAGGCAAAGTGACCCAGGTCTTCCAAGGCTGTGACGGCAAGATTCGGCAAGCCTTAGTGCGAACGCAACAGGGAACTATCAGGCGGCCGACATCAAAACTCGCCGTGCTCGACGTGGATGCTCGTGCTGTCCCAGGAGACGGTGGGAAGCACTGGGGGGAGGATGTTGACGGTACCGTCGAGCTGGCCACCCTGTCTCAACCGGTTCTACCGTTCCAATGA
- the LOC129764604 gene encoding sodium-dependent nutrient amino acid transporter 1-like isoform X1, with protein MALSNPAYTHDEPHRLGQDRSSFEKPSARHPSLISTTSPKQSNICDPYPAPKMKLVKSIDKGQRDKWGKDIEFLLSCIALSVGLGNVWRFPFTALENGGGAFVIPYLIVLLLVGRPIYYLEMLIGQFSSRGCIDVYDASPAMRGIGYGQTYATFIVMTYYASLMGVTVRYLIASFDDPLPWSECRDSWNATCIDSRLAVNFAENSNATKVSSAELFFVKEVLKEADSLDDGIGTPDWRLVLCLMVPWICICLTLIKGIKSSGKVAYFLAVFPYVVMVILLVRACTLEGAGNGMLYFIKPQWDKIFEAKVWYAAVTQVFFSLTVCFGNVIMYSSYNRFSSNVYRDVTIVSILDTCTSMLAGIIVFGVIGHLAHVMDTPDVSNVVRGGAGLAFITYPDAIAKFKFWSQFFAVAFFLMLFVLGIGSNVGMATTIMTVVRDRFPHLKPSLVAFVIAVIGFSIGIIYTTPGGQYLLDFLDFYGASFVALVLAVFEIITFSWIYGVGRLCRDIEFMLGIKTGLYWRICWGFVTPVLLATILIYHVATYKPITFNGYVYSDGMYAFGWCVFAAGVLQLPAWAVYAFLSRKEDTWRERILNCFKPTHEWGPEDPELNAKYHETVYKYEQTLPTDRSVVRRMIDNVFN; from the exons ATGGCACTATCCAACCCAGCGTACACACACGATGAACCCCATCGTCTAGGACAGGATCGCTCGAGCTTCGAAAAGCCATCAGCCCGCCATCCATCGCTGATCAGCACCACCTCGCCGAAGCAATCGAACATCTGTGATCCGTACCCAGCACCTAAGATGAAGCTGGTGAAGAGCATCGACAAAGGCCAGCGCGACAAGTGGGGCAAAGATATCGAATTCCTGCTATCGTGTATCGCCTTGTCGGTGGGTCTCGGCAACGTTTGGAGGTTCCCTTTTACCGCGTTGGAAAACGGAGGAGGTGCATTCGTGATACCGTATCTGATAGTGCTGCTGCTAGTGGGCCGTCCGATTTACTACCTGGAAATGCTGATCGGTCAGTTTTCGAGCCGGGGATGCATCGATGTATACGACGCTTCGCCAGCGATGCGTGGCATTGGGTACGGTCAGACGTACGCGACGTTCATAGTGATGACCTACTACGCTTCGCTGATGGGAGTTACGGTCCGCTACTTGATCGCTTCCTTCGATGATCCACTGCCGTGGAGTGAGTGCCGGGACAGCTGGAATGCAACTTGCATCGACTCCCGGCTGGCGGTGAATTTTGCAGAGAACTCGAACGCGACGAAAGTCTCCTCGGCTGAGTTGTTCTTCGT TAAAGAAGTCTTAAAGGAAGCCGATTCCCTCGATGATGGCATTGGAACACCCGATTGGAGGTTGGTGCTATGCCTCATGGTGCCATGGATCTGCATTTGTCTGACCCTCATCAAAG GAATTAAAAGTTCCGGGAAGGTAGCTTACTTCCTAGCCGTTTTCCCGTATGTGGTGATGGTCATTCTACTGGTGAGAGCTTGCACATTGGAAGGCGCCGGCAACGGGATGTTGTACTTCATCAAACCACAATGGGACAAAATTTTCGAAGCCAAAGTATGGTACGCGGCCGTAACTCAGGTGTTCTTCTCGCTAACAGTTTGCTTCGGCAATGTGATCATGTATTCATCGTACAATCGATTCTCCAGCAACGTTTACAG AGACGTCACGATCGTATCAATTCTGGACACATGCACTTCAATGTTAGCTGGGATCATCGTTTTCGGGGTCATTGGTCACCTGGCTCACGTGATGGACACGCCAGACGTTAGTAATGTTGTTCGCGGAGGGGCTGGACTTGCCTTCATCACTTACCCGGATGCGATTGCGAAGTTCAAATTCTGGTCCCAATTCTTCGCTGTCGCTTTCTTCCTGATGCTGTTTGTTCTGGGCATAGGGAGCAACGTTGGAATGGCCACCACAATTATGACAGTGGTCCGCGATAGGTTCCCCCATTTGAAGCCATCGCTGGTGGCTTTCGTGATAGCAGTTATTGGATTCAGCATTGGAATTATTTACACAACACCCGGTGGTCAGTATCTGCTagatttcctcgatttctacGGCGCATCATTCGTCGCCTTGGTGTTGGCTGTGTTCGAAATTATTACCTTCTCCTGGATCTACGGAGTTGGGAGGCTCTGTCGGGACATCGAGTTTATGTTGGGAATCAAAACCGGACTCTACTGGAGAATCTGCTGGGGATTTGTCACACCCGTTCTGCTGGCTACCATTTTGATTTATCACGTCGCGACATACAAGCCAATCACTTTCAATGGCTACGTCTATAGTGATGGGATGTACG CCTTCGGATGGTGCGTCTTCGCTGCTGGCGTTCTCCAGCTTCCAGCCTGGGCGGTTTATGCATTCCTCAGCCGGAAGGAGGATACCTGGCGCGAACGCATACTGAACTGCTTCAAGCCTACTCACGAATGGGGTCCAGAAGACCCCGAATTGAATGCCAAGTACCATGAAACGGTGTACAAATATGAACAGACACTGCCAACCGATCGAAGCGTAGTTAGGAGAATGATAGATAACGTATTTAATTGA
- the LOC129766018 gene encoding uncharacterized protein LOC129766018 codes for MQVPRQPASVQKIPAQQLPVQSTPWQPYKVQRSPVQYPHVQQPPAQYPQVQRHPMMQYSVQDLPIRQSHIQQPPMQQHPLYYLPIQQPPAQYPQTQQSTIQPQAQFAPMQQSTYQSPLQPLQAQTPPTQHLLMQQPSTNNPPSSWEEPPPDWNQDEGESIPTPRQLTSRQSLARDLPTFSGDPAEWSIFISNFEYTTTTCGYTHGKIMVRLQRCLRGRALESVRSRLVFPAAVPQVIETLRMRYGRPELLINALLQKVRAMPAPRGDKLEALIEYRMVVQDLCDHIQVANERAHLANPTLLQELVGKLPADQKLMWAGYKRGRAVVDLKTFSDYMTGVMQHASSVVLYESDPRKNTARDKSKVYVNSHKADETATTTTTQLKTSRCLHCEKEGHKLRECQAFRALSIDDRWRRIRALTLCQICLYGHGRRACRFSSKCNVNGCQFKHHPLLHGKATTPVTQLANINTHRPQDSGVLFRILPVTLYGKSGQVNTFAFLDEGSSLTLVEGGLVAQLGIAGDSQPLCLRWTGNTSRVEKNSKTVTITVSGLEPQRRYQLVNARTVQNLDLPMQSFDVERATKRFAHLRQLPIQSYHNARPAILIGLDNLKLAVPLKTREGDGSRPIAVKTRLGWCVYGRQGSQVNEGFSFHICGCNRDDELHEAVKQFFAVEESGVRQLGDCLSAEEQRAQEMLEKKTKRIGRHYETGLLWTEEEIELPDSYGMALQRHQCLQRRMDRNLALRENISRQIKEYVEKGYAHRATPAELENANPRKAWFLPLGAVTNPNKPGKVRLIWDAAAKASGVSLNSVLLKGPDQLTLLPTVLFRFRLYYIAVSADIEQMFHQLGIIQDDKNSLRFLWSDTADGPVQIYLKDVATFGATCSPASAQYVKNENAQEHIKQYPRAVEGILKSHYVDDYLDSFGTETQAVKVSAEVRLIHHNGGFHLRNWRSNSERVLTELGKPAVIDSKNLNLDCGEQVDRVLGMLWTSSSSPPV; via the coding sequence ATGCAGGTTCCAAGGCAGCCTGCTTCGGTGCAGAAGATTCCAGCGCAGCAGCTTCCGGTACAGTCCACTCCGTGGCAACCTTATAAGGTACAACGATCTCCAGTGCAGTATCCACATGTGCAGCAACCACCAGCGCAGTATCCACAGGTGCAGCGTCATCCGATGATGCAGTATTCAGTTCAGGATTTACCTATACGACAATCCCATATACAGCAACCTCCGATGCAGCAGCATCCACTGTACTATCTTCCTATACAGCAGCCCCCAGCGCAGTACCCGCAAACGCAGCAGTCGACGATCCAGCCTCAAGCACAATTTGCACCGATGCAGCAGTCAACGTATCAGTCTCCTTTACAGCCGCTTCAAGCGCAAACTCCACCGACGCAGCATCTTCTGATGCAGCAGCCTTCGACTAATAATCCTCCGAGCTCTTGGGAAGAACCACCACCAGATTGGAACCAGGACGAGGGAGAGTCGATACCTACTCCACGACAACTTACATCACGTCAATCTTTGGCGCGCGATCTTCCGACGTTCTCAGGCGATCCAGCCGAATGGTCGATATTTATCTCCAATTTTGAGTATACGACGACGACATGCGGTTACACTCACGGGAAGATCATGGTTCGGCTCCAAAGATGCCTGAGAGGCCGTGCACTGGAGAGCGTTCGAAGTCGTCTTGTATTTCCGGCAGCAGTACCGCAGGTGATAGAGACTCTACGCATGAGATATGGGCGACCAGAGTTGCTTATCAACGCTTTGCTGCAGAAAGTTAGAGCTATGCCCGCCCCTCGAGGAGATAAGCTGGAGGCTCTTATCGAATACAGGATGGTCGTTCAAGACCTGTGCGATCATATTCAAGTAGCTAACGAGAGAGCGCATTTGGCGAATCCTACCCTACTACAGGAACTCGTCGGAAAGTTGCCTGCGGATCAGAAATTGATGTGGGCCGGCTACAAGCGAGGACGTGCTGTAGTTGATTTGAAAACCTTCAGTGACTATATGACTGGGGTGATGCAACACGCTTCAAGCGTAGTGCTGTATGAATCGGACCCACGAAAGAACACCGCAAGAGATAAATCGAAAGTGTACGTCAATTCACATAAGGCCGACGAGACAGCCACTACAACGACAACCCAGCTTAAGACCAGTAGGTGTTTACATTGCGAGAAAGAAGGTCACAAGCTTCGCGAGTGCCAAGCGTTTAGAGCGCTCTCAATCGATGATCGATGGCGACGGATTAGGGCACTAACCTTGTGCCAAATTTGTCTGTATGGACACGGCAGAAGAGCATGCCGTTTTAGCAGCAAGTGCAACGTAAACGGTTGTCAGTTCAAACACCATCCATTGTTGCACGGGAAAGCAACGACACCAGTAACGCAATTAGCGAATATCAATACCCATCGGCCCCAGGATTCCGGTGTTTTGTTCCGGATCTTACCCGTGACGTTGTACGGGAAGTCGGGCCAGGTCAACACCTTCGCTTTTTTGGACGAGGGGTCATCATTAACCCTGGTCGAGGGCGGTCTGGTAGCGCAGCTTGGCATAGCAGGAGACTCGCAACCACTTTGTCTGAGGTGGACCGGGAATACGTCAAGAGTAGAGAAGAATTCAAAGACGGTGACGATTACTGTTTCGGGATTGGAACCACAGCGTCGTTACCAATTAGTGAATGCCCGCACGGTACAGAATTTGGACTTACCGATGCAATCCTTCGATGTAGAGAGGGCAACAAAGAGGTTTGCTCACCTGAGGCAGTTGCCGATTCAAAGCTACCATAACGCTAGACCAGCAATTCTGATCGGGTTAGACAACCTGAAGCTGGCAGTGCCGTTGAAGACGAGAGAGGGAGATGGATCCAGACCGATCGCTGTCAAAACGCGATTAGGATGGTGTGTCTACGGACGTCAAGGTTCACAGGTCAACGAAGGATTCAGCTTCCATATCTGCGGCTGCAACAGGGACGACGAGCTACACGAAGCTGTTAAACAGTTCTTTGCTGTGGAGGAGAGTGGAGTAAGGCAGCTTGGGGACTGTCTCAGCGCGGAAGAACAGCGAGCTCAAGAAATGCTGGAAAAAAAGACGAAGCGTATCGGCCGACACTACGAAACAGGTTTACTGTGGACGGAAGAAGAAATAGAATTACCTGACAGCTACGGTATGGCATTGCAAAGGCATCAGTGTCTACAACGAAGGATGGACCGCAACCTAGCTCTACGTGAGAATATCAGTCGTCAAATAAAAGAGTACGTAGAAAAGGGTTATGCACATAGAGCGACGCCGGCCGAATTGGAGAATGCGAACCCCAGGAAAGCTTGGTTTTTACCATTGGGAGCAGTTACGAACCCAAACAAACCTGGAAAGGTGCGACTCATCTGGGATGCAGCGGCGAAGGCCTCCGGTGTATCACTGAACAGTGTACTGCTGAAAGGACCGGACCAGCTTACCCTCTTACCCACTGTACTTTTCCGCTTTCGTCTGTACTATATTGCTGTTAGTGCAGACATAGAACAAATGTTCCACCAATTGGGTATAATACAGGATGACAAAAACTCATTACGCTTTCTGTGGAGCGATACTGCGGATGGGCCGGTCCAAATCTACCTGAAGGACGTTGCGACGTTCGGTGCTACGTGCTCACCTGCTTCGGCGCAGTACGTCAAAAACGAGAATGCCCAGGAACACATCAAGCAATACCCAAGAGCTGTCGAAGGAATTTTAAAGAGCCACTATGTCGACGATTACCTCGATAGTTTCGGCACCGAAACGCAAGCGGTGAAGGTTTCGGCAGAAGTACGGCTGATTCATCACAACGGAGGATTCCATCTACGAAACTGGAGATCAAACAGTGAAAGGGTCCTAACGGAACTCGGAAAACCAGCGGTAATAGACAGCAAGAACCTTAACCTAGATTGCGGCGAACAGGTGGATCGCGTGCTTGGAATGCTGTGGACCTCAAGCTCTTCTCCACCCGTATGA
- the LOC129764604 gene encoding sodium-dependent nutrient amino acid transporter 1-like isoform X2, translating to MKLVKSIDKGQRDKWGKDIEFLLSCIALSVGLGNVWRFPFTALENGGGAFVIPYLIVLLLVGRPIYYLEMLIGQFSSRGCIDVYDASPAMRGIGYGQTYATFIVMTYYASLMGVTVRYLIASFDDPLPWSECRDSWNATCIDSRLAVNFAENSNATKVSSAELFFVKEVLKEADSLDDGIGTPDWRLVLCLMVPWICICLTLIKGIKSSGKVAYFLAVFPYVVMVILLVRACTLEGAGNGMLYFIKPQWDKIFEAKVWYAAVTQVFFSLTVCFGNVIMYSSYNRFSSNVYRDVTIVSILDTCTSMLAGIIVFGVIGHLAHVMDTPDVSNVVRGGAGLAFITYPDAIAKFKFWSQFFAVAFFLMLFVLGIGSNVGMATTIMTVVRDRFPHLKPSLVAFVIAVIGFSIGIIYTTPGGQYLLDFLDFYGASFVALVLAVFEIITFSWIYGVGRLCRDIEFMLGIKTGLYWRICWGFVTPVLLATILIYHVATYKPITFNGYVYSDGMYAFGWCVFAAGVLQLPAWAVYAFLSRKEDTWRERILNCFKPTHEWGPEDPELNAKYHETVYKYEQTLPTDRSVVRRMIDNVFN from the exons ATGAAGCTGGTGAAGAGCATCGACAAAGGCCAGCGCGACAAGTGGGGCAAAGATATCGAATTCCTGCTATCGTGTATCGCCTTGTCGGTGGGTCTCGGCAACGTTTGGAGGTTCCCTTTTACCGCGTTGGAAAACGGAGGAGGTGCATTCGTGATACCGTATCTGATAGTGCTGCTGCTAGTGGGCCGTCCGATTTACTACCTGGAAATGCTGATCGGTCAGTTTTCGAGCCGGGGATGCATCGATGTATACGACGCTTCGCCAGCGATGCGTGGCATTGGGTACGGTCAGACGTACGCGACGTTCATAGTGATGACCTACTACGCTTCGCTGATGGGAGTTACGGTCCGCTACTTGATCGCTTCCTTCGATGATCCACTGCCGTGGAGTGAGTGCCGGGACAGCTGGAATGCAACTTGCATCGACTCCCGGCTGGCGGTGAATTTTGCAGAGAACTCGAACGCGACGAAAGTCTCCTCGGCTGAGTTGTTCTTCGT TAAAGAAGTCTTAAAGGAAGCCGATTCCCTCGATGATGGCATTGGAACACCCGATTGGAGGTTGGTGCTATGCCTCATGGTGCCATGGATCTGCATTTGTCTGACCCTCATCAAAG GAATTAAAAGTTCCGGGAAGGTAGCTTACTTCCTAGCCGTTTTCCCGTATGTGGTGATGGTCATTCTACTGGTGAGAGCTTGCACATTGGAAGGCGCCGGCAACGGGATGTTGTACTTCATCAAACCACAATGGGACAAAATTTTCGAAGCCAAAGTATGGTACGCGGCCGTAACTCAGGTGTTCTTCTCGCTAACAGTTTGCTTCGGCAATGTGATCATGTATTCATCGTACAATCGATTCTCCAGCAACGTTTACAG AGACGTCACGATCGTATCAATTCTGGACACATGCACTTCAATGTTAGCTGGGATCATCGTTTTCGGGGTCATTGGTCACCTGGCTCACGTGATGGACACGCCAGACGTTAGTAATGTTGTTCGCGGAGGGGCTGGACTTGCCTTCATCACTTACCCGGATGCGATTGCGAAGTTCAAATTCTGGTCCCAATTCTTCGCTGTCGCTTTCTTCCTGATGCTGTTTGTTCTGGGCATAGGGAGCAACGTTGGAATGGCCACCACAATTATGACAGTGGTCCGCGATAGGTTCCCCCATTTGAAGCCATCGCTGGTGGCTTTCGTGATAGCAGTTATTGGATTCAGCATTGGAATTATTTACACAACACCCGGTGGTCAGTATCTGCTagatttcctcgatttctacGGCGCATCATTCGTCGCCTTGGTGTTGGCTGTGTTCGAAATTATTACCTTCTCCTGGATCTACGGAGTTGGGAGGCTCTGTCGGGACATCGAGTTTATGTTGGGAATCAAAACCGGACTCTACTGGAGAATCTGCTGGGGATTTGTCACACCCGTTCTGCTGGCTACCATTTTGATTTATCACGTCGCGACATACAAGCCAATCACTTTCAATGGCTACGTCTATAGTGATGGGATGTACG CCTTCGGATGGTGCGTCTTCGCTGCTGGCGTTCTCCAGCTTCCAGCCTGGGCGGTTTATGCATTCCTCAGCCGGAAGGAGGATACCTGGCGCGAACGCATACTGAACTGCTTCAAGCCTACTCACGAATGGGGTCCAGAAGACCCCGAATTGAATGCCAAGTACCATGAAACGGTGTACAAATATGAACAGACACTGCCAACCGATCGAAGCGTAGTTAGGAGAATGATAGATAACGTATTTAATTGA